In one Catenovulum adriaticum genomic region, the following are encoded:
- a CDS encoding efflux RND transporter permease subunit has product MPANSVLAWWIKNPIAANLAMLTLIIAGVMSYLFSVEKEPFPTVKLPIMDITMRWPGASPRDVEDQIIVRFEEAIKNVEDIKFVVSNAFEGVARVSVIGKERVNKRKFADDIREKINSVNGLPNDADAVIVTERTKREQMIRIALHGYIDELTLNKVAREIRREVASLPLISLVVITGDTNEEVSIEISEKALRQYNLSFDEVANAIRSQSVNLSAGAVRSETETFTLSVRSRAEKQMDFESLTVRQTDDGATLYLKDVAQVVDGLQVSKRYSSFDGEPAILIDVLNSDYMNIPEMSGNVRKYIQNKQSRLPDGLQLTVWEDWNDAYESRLDSIFDNAISGLVLVFTLLLLFLQPKIALWVSMGIGTAFAAAFWLLPAFDVSLNMMSLFAFMMVIGIVVDDAIVIGESIHSAHEKGHHGDEAAFFGVSEVFKPVIFGVLTTMVVFAPMAFLPGSTAEFTRAISIVVVLALAFSLFEALFILPCHLRHLADDTPHKKGKLEKLQQKVANVMHFLADKVYAPLIKVFLQWRYLVVGLFILALFCSIKMLNDNYILQSFEPKIEADTIRLNVTLPENASFDRLQQVLEQMNQGQAQLTEYVQNIDPANESAFIAHYYSQIKGSRVTSFLKLVPQDKRALTTEKATNLLTEMIGDIPDAEEIEFKSTLNERDPKIRFMVQGENLDAISAAVVDLKSHLTQYDDIYMIRDSLDKGSKEITFTLKPGAEMLGINIRDVSKQVRQAFFGQEVQRLPREGGDSRVKVRYSRQEREALDSLYQLKIRTRDKREIPLMSVVDFEMRPGINRIQRRDGQKVVWIWAEYAGDNAWALKRKIQDNFFPEWRKRHPEVSTDRGQNKNQEDFMQTVYYLEGMALLVSYMLLAIAFRSYWQPFLIMSAIPFAFLGSILGHWSHEVYYGAFSMLGILAAAGVVVNDNLVLVDCLNKLKAKGFSAYDATREAGRLRFRAIILTSLTTFIGLIPMLSGDNEQAKFLVPMVVSLAYGVLAATFTTLIFVPCLYLCSLDISNKCKQLVQWWRQLDQVKPVTKSN; this is encoded by the coding sequence ATGCCAGCTAATTCAGTGTTAGCTTGGTGGATTAAAAATCCTATCGCAGCTAACTTAGCCATGCTTACGCTAATTATTGCTGGCGTGATGAGTTATTTATTTTCGGTTGAAAAGGAGCCATTTCCGACCGTCAAATTGCCAATTATGGATATTACCATGCGATGGCCTGGTGCGAGCCCACGAGATGTCGAAGATCAAATTATTGTCCGTTTTGAAGAAGCAATTAAAAATGTGGAAGATATTAAATTTGTCGTTTCTAATGCTTTTGAAGGTGTTGCTCGAGTCAGCGTTATTGGTAAAGAACGAGTTAATAAACGTAAATTTGCAGATGATATTCGCGAGAAAATTAACTCAGTAAATGGGCTTCCTAATGATGCTGACGCGGTTATTGTCACCGAACGAACCAAACGCGAACAAATGATTAGAATTGCTTTGCATGGTTATATTGATGAATTAACTCTAAATAAAGTGGCACGTGAAATCAGACGAGAAGTCGCATCCTTACCCCTGATCTCTTTGGTTGTAATTACCGGTGATACCAATGAAGAAGTATCGATAGAAATTTCGGAAAAAGCACTGCGCCAATATAATTTAAGTTTTGATGAAGTAGCAAATGCCATTCGCTCTCAATCCGTTAATTTATCTGCTGGAGCGGTGCGCAGCGAAACTGAAACTTTTACTTTAAGTGTGCGCAGCCGTGCAGAAAAACAAATGGATTTTGAAAGTTTAACTGTACGTCAGACTGATGATGGCGCTACCTTGTATTTAAAAGATGTAGCTCAGGTGGTGGATGGACTGCAAGTTTCAAAACGCTACTCTTCATTTGACGGTGAACCCGCTATTTTGATTGATGTACTTAATTCTGATTATATGAATATTCCTGAAATGTCAGGAAATGTCAGAAAGTACATTCAAAACAAGCAGTCTAGATTACCAGATGGACTTCAATTAACGGTTTGGGAAGATTGGAATGATGCATATGAAAGTCGTTTAGACTCAATTTTTGATAATGCGATTAGTGGTTTAGTACTGGTTTTTACGCTGTTATTGTTATTTTTACAACCCAAAATAGCATTATGGGTTAGCATGGGAATAGGCACTGCTTTTGCCGCAGCATTTTGGTTACTACCCGCATTTGATGTATCGTTAAACATGATGTCTTTATTCGCGTTTATGATGGTTATCGGCATTGTGGTGGACGACGCCATTGTGATTGGTGAAAGCATTCATAGTGCGCATGAAAAAGGGCATCACGGTGATGAAGCTGCGTTTTTTGGCGTATCAGAAGTTTTTAAACCGGTTATTTTTGGGGTATTAACCACTATGGTGGTGTTTGCGCCTATGGCTTTTTTACCAGGCAGTACCGCTGAATTTACCCGTGCTATTTCGATTGTTGTTGTCTTAGCATTAGCATTTTCGTTATTTGAAGCTTTATTTATCTTACCTTGCCACTTACGGCATTTAGCGGATGATACGCCACACAAAAAAGGGAAATTAGAAAAACTGCAGCAAAAAGTCGCTAACGTAATGCATTTTTTAGCAGACAAAGTTTATGCGCCTTTAATAAAAGTCTTTTTACAGTGGCGATATTTAGTGGTCGGGCTATTTATATTAGCGCTGTTTTGCTCAATCAAAATGTTGAACGATAATTATATTTTACAATCGTTTGAACCTAAAATTGAAGCCGATACCATTCGCTTAAATGTCACTCTTCCTGAAAACGCTTCGTTTGACCGATTACAACAAGTACTTGAGCAAATGAATCAAGGTCAAGCTCAATTGACTGAGTATGTACAAAATATCGATCCGGCCAATGAGAGCGCCTTTATAGCCCATTATTATAGTCAAATTAAAGGCAGCAGAGTAACCAGTTTTTTAAAATTAGTACCTCAAGATAAGCGTGCTTTAACTACGGAAAAAGCGACAAATCTATTAACAGAAATGATTGGTGATATCCCCGATGCTGAAGAAATTGAATTTAAATCAACCTTAAATGAACGGGATCCTAAAATCCGATTTATGGTGCAAGGAGAGAATCTCGATGCGATATCAGCAGCCGTTGTCGATTTAAAATCACATTTAACTCAGTATGATGATATTTATATGATTCGCGACAGCTTAGATAAAGGGAGTAAAGAAATTACGTTCACGCTTAAACCAGGTGCGGAAATGCTGGGCATCAATATCCGAGATGTTAGCAAACAGGTGCGGCAAGCTTTTTTTGGCCAAGAAGTTCAACGTCTACCAAGAGAAGGTGGAGATTCACGTGTAAAAGTACGTTATTCAAGGCAAGAGCGAGAAGCGTTAGACTCCTTATATCAACTTAAAATTCGAACGAGAGATAAGCGTGAAATACCGCTTATGAGTGTAGTCGATTTTGAAATGCGTCCAGGTATTAATCGAATTCAACGTCGTGACGGACAAAAAGTGGTCTGGATTTGGGCTGAATACGCGGGCGATAACGCCTGGGCTCTTAAACGAAAAATTCAAGATAACTTTTTCCCAGAATGGCGAAAGCGCCACCCTGAGGTATCAACTGATCGAGGTCAAAATAAAAACCAAGAAGACTTTATGCAAACGGTTTATTACCTAGAAGGGATGGCTTTACTGGTTTCGTACATGCTTTTAGCCATTGCATTTCGTTCGTATTGGCAACCTTTTTTAATCATGTCAGCCATTCCTTTTGCTTTTTTAGGTTCTATTTTAGGTCACTGGTCACACGAGGTTTATTACGGTGCCTTTTCAATGCTGGGCATTTTGGCTGCTGCAGGGGTTGTTGTGAATGATAATCTGGTGCTGGTTGATTGTCTAAATAAGCTAAAGGCAAAAGGCTTTAGTGCGTATGATGCGACCAGAGAAGCCGGTCGTTTAAGATTTAGAGCCATTATTTTAACGTCGTTAACAACTTTTATTGGGTTAATCCCTATGTTGTCAGGTGATAATGAGCAAGCTAAATTTTTAGTGCCCATGGTGGTGTCGCTAGCTTATGGCGTTTTAGCGGCAACATTTACGACCTTAATTTTTGTGCCTTGTTTATATTTATGTAGCTTAGATATTTCAAATAAATGTAAACAATTGGTTCAGTGGTGGCGGCAACTTGATCAAGTAAAGCCAGTCACTAAATCAAATTAA
- a CDS encoding BPSS1780 family membrane protein → MSDSQSPQDMRIIPTARPAKAVFDWFSQAFKLFSAFKLQWAGFILMVYACFFVLAMIPFIGELLISLILPGMFLVVASVQNNQQFVPARLFEGIKYHLKPLLHLFLINFGAALVASTLAVLVVGENAMSSGDAAQVLSFMGTMLVIYLPFMMGLAFAPALIVIDKLPAIDAFKMSFKGCFKNAISLTIFSVIIMFAFVIAMIPMGLGLLIMLPVMHCILFVMYQDIFRHKARFSISDYPNEQSGDDSDQDGSFMV, encoded by the coding sequence ATGTCTGATTCTCAGTCTCCACAAGATATGCGGATAATTCCAACCGCGCGACCTGCTAAAGCGGTATTTGATTGGTTTAGCCAAGCATTCAAGCTTTTTAGTGCGTTTAAGCTGCAATGGGCAGGTTTTATTTTAATGGTTTATGCCTGTTTTTTTGTACTCGCTATGATTCCATTTATTGGTGAATTACTCATTAGTTTAATATTGCCTGGTATGTTTTTAGTCGTCGCGAGTGTGCAAAACAATCAGCAGTTTGTTCCCGCTCGATTATTTGAAGGCATTAAATATCATTTAAAACCGTTATTGCATTTATTTTTAATTAATTTCGGTGCAGCTTTAGTTGCCAGTACATTGGCGGTACTTGTAGTGGGTGAAAATGCGATGTCCTCAGGAGATGCTGCACAAGTACTTTCTTTTATGGGCACTATGTTAGTGATCTATTTACCTTTTATGATGGGCTTGGCTTTTGCGCCTGCTTTAATCGTTATTGATAAATTACCTGCCATTGATGCCTTTAAAATGTCATTTAAAGGCTGTTTTAAAAACGCAATTTCGCTAACGATATTTAGCGTCATTATCATGTTCGCATTTGTTATCGCCATGATTCCTATGGGCCTTGGTTTATTGATTATGTTGCCAGTGATGCATTGTATACTATTTGTAATGTATCAAGATATTTTTAGACACAAAGCTCGCTTTTCAATATCTGATTATCCAAATGAACAATCGGGTGATGATTCGGATCAAGATGGCAGTTTTATGGTGTAG
- a CDS encoding NAD(P)H nitroreductase produces MQALDLLLNRSSYNKLICPAPEGEQLTQILKAGMRAPDHGNLSPWQFIVFKDKGLNDLGEIYAEAAEQDALSADKIEKAKNMPSRAPLVIAVIAKVQAEHKIPEIEQVIAAGCCVQAMQMAAVAQGFQGIWRTGAYAYHPHVKKQFKLAEQDLIVGYLYLGTAENEAPIKPEKDLSAHLQYW; encoded by the coding sequence ATGCAAGCATTAGACTTATTGTTAAATCGTAGTTCGTATAATAAATTAATTTGTCCAGCGCCTGAAGGTGAACAATTAACCCAAATTTTAAAAGCGGGTATGCGTGCACCTGATCACGGTAATTTGTCGCCATGGCAATTTATTGTTTTTAAAGATAAAGGCTTGAACGATTTAGGCGAAATTTATGCCGAGGCAGCAGAGCAAGACGCGTTATCAGCCGACAAAATTGAAAAAGCTAAAAATATGCCAAGTCGAGCCCCTTTGGTTATTGCAGTCATTGCCAAAGTTCAAGCTGAGCATAAGATACCTGAAATCGAGCAAGTAATAGCTGCTGGTTGTTGTGTTCAGGCCATGCAAATGGCAGCGGTTGCACAAGGTTTTCAGGGCATATGGCGAACGGGCGCTTATGCTTATCATCCTCATGTAAAAAAACAATTTAAACTTGCAGAGCAAGATCTTATTGTTGGTTATCTTTATTTAGGCACCGCTGAAAATGAAGCGCCGATAAAACCAGAAAAAGATTTATCTGCACACTTACAATATTGGTAA
- a CDS encoding YbgA family protein, translating into MTTNKPLNIGISACLLGEKVRFDGGHKSLTFAQNTLSKYVNYHPICPEVGIGMSIPRKPIRLIDDNQIIKLVDSRDSSIDYTNKMNQFAEQKCQHMAHLNGFILTSKSPSCGMERMKVFDKDGNLQHRKGVGLFAKELMQQHPNLPVEEDGRLSDKSLRENFIERIYIHAQWQNQVAQSEQLKDLIDFHSCHKYQIMAHSYQAYKDLGKLVANHDKKPIEQLKEAYFSRLMQALKQIAGRKKHCNVLMHIQGYFKRDIKPHDKQELSRLILHYRQGLVPLLAPLTLIKHFLMLYPNEYLNQQSYFNPYPLEMGLSG; encoded by the coding sequence ATGACAACAAATAAACCATTAAATATTGGCATTAGTGCATGTTTATTAGGTGAAAAAGTCCGGTTTGATGGTGGACATAAATCTTTAACGTTTGCCCAGAATACCCTATCTAAATATGTTAATTACCATCCTATTTGCCCAGAAGTGGGGATCGGCATGTCGATTCCCAGAAAGCCAATTCGATTAATCGACGATAATCAAATCATTAAACTGGTTGATAGTCGAGATTCTAGTATTGATTACACCAATAAAATGAATCAGTTCGCTGAACAAAAGTGTCAACATATGGCGCATTTAAATGGCTTCATTTTAACGTCGAAATCTCCAAGTTGTGGGATGGAGCGAATGAAAGTGTTTGATAAAGACGGTAATTTACAGCACCGTAAAGGCGTTGGTTTATTTGCTAAAGAGCTGATGCAACAACACCCCAATTTACCTGTAGAAGAAGATGGTAGGCTTAGTGATAAAAGCTTACGCGAAAACTTTATTGAACGAATTTATATCCACGCGCAATGGCAAAATCAAGTTGCTCAAAGTGAACAATTAAAAGATCTAATTGATTTTCACAGCTGTCATAAATATCAAATTATGGCGCATAGTTATCAAGCCTATAAAGATTTAGGCAAGCTGGTTGCTAACCATGATAAAAAACCAATCGAACAATTAAAAGAGGCCTATTTTTCAAGGTTAATGCAAGCGTTGAAACAAATTGCCGGTCGTAAAAAACACTGTAATGTATTAATGCATATTCAAGGTTATTTTAAACGCGATATTAAACCACACGACAAACAAGAGCTAAGCCGGCTTATATTGCATTACCGACAAGGGCTAGTGCCTTTATTAGCGCCGCTCACGCTGATTAAACATTTTTTAATGCTATACCCAAATGAGTACTTAAATCAGCAAAGTTATTTTAACCCATATCCTTTAGAGATGGGGTTAAGCGGTTAA
- a CDS encoding cryptochrome/photolyase family protein has translation MQLVWFRNDLRSLDHAGLTNALNTKEPVISVFIATEKQWQSHDMAPIKRDFMYSRVADLSSALAELNIPLILIKSDTYQNSVQQILDLCQKYPINRVHACADYELNERVRDKNAQQQLSTLGVKFNLYHDSVIFPPKSITKADGGYYSVFTAFKKQWLQHFAQHNANCFAKPQAQAIQFDNHKTLVNWLNEAKHKPQSVDDKLASFKTRLTPHQTQVSSADAAESFPTEELAILNRLRTFCREQVQDYQQNRDLPNLSATSCLSAAFSLGCISPRQAINRLLVEQGEAVFNSDSGAATWLSELIWREFYRHLTAIYDDISKGFAVKTQYQNLPWRNNKTEFDAWCQGKTGFPIVDAAMRQLNQTGWMHNRLRMIVASFLIKDLQIDWRWGEQYFMQNLIDGDYAANNGGWQWSASTGHDAAPYFRIFNPTTQSERFDKQGHFIRKFCPELAQLPDKYIHKPHLYESLNQSPIDYPKPIVDHKTAREITLNMYANK, from the coding sequence ATGCAATTAGTTTGGTTTAGAAATGATTTAAGAAGTTTAGATCATGCAGGTTTAACGAACGCTTTGAATACAAAAGAGCCTGTGATTAGTGTTTTTATTGCAACTGAAAAACAGTGGCAATCACATGATATGGCGCCGATAAAACGCGACTTTATGTATTCCAGAGTGGCAGATTTATCCTCGGCTTTGGCTGAACTTAATATCCCACTTATTTTAATAAAATCAGATACTTATCAAAATAGTGTGCAGCAAATCCTTGACTTGTGTCAGAAATATCCGATAAACCGGGTGCATGCTTGCGCTGATTATGAATTAAATGAAAGGGTAAGAGACAAAAATGCTCAGCAGCAACTCTCAACTCTCGGTGTTAAATTTAATCTCTATCATGACTCTGTCATTTTTCCACCAAAATCAATAACTAAAGCTGATGGCGGTTATTACAGCGTTTTTACGGCTTTTAAAAAACAGTGGCTGCAGCATTTTGCGCAACATAACGCCAATTGTTTTGCCAAACCACAAGCCCAGGCTATTCAATTTGACAACCATAAAACATTGGTGAATTGGCTTAATGAAGCTAAGCACAAGCCGCAAAGTGTGGACGATAAATTAGCGTCATTTAAAACGCGATTAACGCCTCATCAAACTCAGGTTTCGTCAGCAGATGCAGCTGAAAGTTTTCCGACTGAAGAGTTAGCTATTTTAAATCGATTACGCACTTTTTGTCGGGAGCAAGTTCAGGATTATCAACAAAACCGAGATTTACCCAATTTATCCGCAACCAGTTGTTTGTCTGCGGCTTTTAGTTTGGGGTGTATTAGCCCTCGGCAGGCAATTAATCGATTATTGGTAGAGCAGGGCGAAGCCGTATTCAATTCAGATTCAGGCGCTGCGACTTGGTTAAGTGAATTAATTTGGCGTGAGTTTTATCGCCATTTAACCGCGATTTATGATGATATCAGCAAAGGTTTTGCCGTTAAAACGCAGTATCAAAATTTACCATGGCGTAATAATAAAACTGAATTTGATGCCTGGTGTCAGGGAAAAACCGGTTTCCCGATTGTCGATGCCGCTATGCGACAGCTAAATCAAACTGGCTGGATGCACAACAGGTTACGAATGATTGTCGCCAGTTTTTTGATTAAAGATCTGCAAATTGACTGGCGTTGGGGTGAGCAATATTTTATGCAAAACTTAATTGATGGCGATTATGCCGCTAATAATGGGGGCTGGCAGTGGAGCGCCTCAACTGGGCACGACGCTGCGCCTTATTTTCGTATATTTAACCCAACCACTCAAAGCGAACGCTTTGATAAACAAGGTCACTTTATTCGTAAGTTTTGTCCTGAGCTGGCTCAATTGCCTGACAAGTATATTCACAAACCGCATCTATATGAAAGCCTCAATCAATCACCAATCGATTATCCAAAACCAATTGTCGATCATAAAACGGCCCGTGAAATAACGCTCAATATGTATGCCAACAAATAA
- a CDS encoding nuclear transport factor 2 family protein: MHDIKLDAFIDVYQALNIQNIERLDSIYHPSIQFIDPLHHIHGLIELKQYLAHMYQNTISCQFNILSKQIVNDQAFLTWVMTYQHKKIGSGNCIEVDGVSRLKFDQDKVIFHRDYFDLTQMLFDHLPVIGCTSKYIKQKAASV; the protein is encoded by the coding sequence ATGCACGACATTAAGTTAGATGCATTTATAGATGTGTATCAAGCGCTCAATATTCAAAATATAGAGCGCTTAGACAGCATTTATCATCCATCGATACAGTTTATCGATCCTTTGCATCATATCCACGGGTTAATTGAGTTAAAGCAATATTTAGCTCATATGTACCAAAATACGATTAGCTGCCAATTTAATATTCTGTCTAAGCAGATAGTAAACGACCAAGCTTTTTTAACTTGGGTGATGACATACCAGCATAAAAAAATAGGTTCAGGTAACTGCATTGAAGTCGATGGCGTGTCTAGACTTAAATTTGACCAAGATAAAGTCATTTTTCATCGAGATTATTTTGATTTAACTCAAATGTTATTTGATCATTTACCTGTGATTGGCTGTACAAGTAAATACATTAAACAAAAAGCAGCTTCTGTATGA